Below is a genomic region from Delftia tsuruhatensis.
GCCGGCCTGGTGCAACTGCTGGGCATCGAGTCGCCGGGACTCACCAGCTGTCTCGCGATCGGTGCGCATGTCGTGAACCTGTTGCGTTGACTCGCGGCGCATGGCCGGTCTCGTCTGACACGGCCGTGGCCCCTGCGCTTCCTGGAACCCTGGGAACAATTGGATAAGATGCTTGCATGTGGCAAGGGCCATGCCCATGTTGCGTGACAGGTATCGGGCGACATGATTGCCTGTTCCCGCCCTATTTGTTTTTCCCTCAATAGAAAGGCCCATCATGACGAAATCGATCACTGACACCGTCTCCACCGCCCAAGCCGATCTTGAAAAGCTGGTCAGCGATCTGCGTGGCCTGCTGTCCGCCAAGGAGCTGGACGCCGTGCCGGAAATCCATCTGCTGCGCCAGCGCATCGATGACGGTATGTCGAACGTGCGCGACTCTGCCGTACGCGCCGCGCAGGAGGCCGCTCGCCAGGCCAAGGACGCCGCCTACGCCGCGGACCGTTATGCCCATGATGAACCGTGGCGTGTCGCCGGCGCCGCGCTGGCCGTGGGCGCTCTGCTGGGCTTCATGCTGGGCCGTCGCTGATCGCCGGCAGGCCTGACCGGAAAGGATGCCTGTGAACTGGATTTCCCTTCTGGGTTTGGATGCCTGGGTTGCACGCTGGCGGGCGGCCGTGATCGAGTTGGCGATTGCCGCGGAGGACCGCACGGACCTTGCACGTCTGGAATGGGCGCAGCACCGGCGCAGCATCCAGAACGTGGTGGTGCTGCTGATCGCTCTCGGCGGTCTCAGCGTCGTGGTCATGCTCACGCTCTCCGTGGCGCTGCTGGTGCAGTTCTGGGATACGGAGCACCGTGTGCTCGTGGCCTGGCTGCTGGGCGGTGGCTGGCTTGCCATCTGGGCCTTTGCCCTGTGGCGGCTGATCGCCAGCGTGCGCGGGCTGTCCCGACCCTTCATCCTCACCCGCAACGAGCTGAGCCAG
It encodes:
- a CDS encoding DUF883 domain-containing protein, whose protein sequence is MTKSITDTVSTAQADLEKLVSDLRGLLSAKELDAVPEIHLLRQRIDDGMSNVRDSAVRAAQEAARQAKDAAYAADRYAHDEPWRVAGAALAVGALLGFMLGRR
- a CDS encoding phage holin family protein, whose product is MPVNWISLLGLDAWVARWRAAVIELAIAAEDRTDLARLEWAQHRRSIQNVVVLLIALGGLSVVVMLTLSVALLVQFWDTEHRVLVAWLLGGGWLAIWAFALWRLIASVRGLSRPFILTRNELSQDWQALKNRL